The following proteins come from a genomic window of Bacillales bacterium:
- a CDS encoding proline--tRNA ligase, with the protein MRQNQAFVPTLRDVPSDAEAASHRLLLRAGFIRQNAAGIYSFLPLGKRVLDKVQQIVREEMDRAGAQELLMPAIQPAELWHETGRWELYGPELMRLRDRHEREFALGATGEELITSLAREVNSYKRLPMTLYQIQTKYRDEKRPRFGLLRGREFLMKDAYSFNTSIESLDESYQQMYEAYEKVFTRCGLRFRAVLADSGEMGGKDTQEFMALAEIGEDTIAYSDASSYASNVEMAEVIDFYEKSDEPERERGKIDRTTFENAPASKRLQSRLYAVDDRYVLVVLRGDHSLNEVKFRNALSARKIELVDDKTVEALFNCDTDALGPFHIPDDVKVTADYAVRHLVNGFSGAGETDTYYENVNPERDFSVEAFYDLREIQEGDPSPDGKGTIRFARGIEVGQIFKLGTFYSETMNAHYLDENGKACPMIMGCYGIGVSRTVAAIVEQHHDEDGMIWPLAVAPYQLHLIAVNMKNDAQAETAERLYETLNKSYEVLFDDRKERAGVKFADADLIGLPVRITVGKKAAEGIVELKVRATGEVREVRADEIETVLPELLKSLAGE; encoded by the coding sequence ATGAGACAAAATCAAGCGTTTGTTCCCACTTTGCGAGACGTGCCCTCCGATGCGGAAGCCGCGAGTCACCGGCTTTTGTTGCGTGCGGGTTTTATTCGTCAAAATGCTGCGGGCATCTATTCTTTCTTGCCGCTCGGAAAACGAGTGTTGGACAAAGTCCAACAGATTGTGAGAGAGGAAATGGACCGTGCGGGGGCGCAAGAGTTGCTCATGCCGGCGATTCAGCCTGCCGAACTATGGCATGAAACCGGGCGGTGGGAGTTGTACGGACCTGAATTGATGCGATTGCGCGACCGCCATGAACGTGAGTTTGCGCTTGGCGCCACCGGCGAAGAATTGATTACGAGTTTGGCTCGCGAAGTGAATTCATATAAAAGATTGCCGATGACGCTTTACCAAATCCAAACGAAATACCGTGACGAGAAACGGCCTCGTTTTGGTCTGCTCCGCGGCAGGGAATTTCTCATGAAAGATGCGTACTCGTTTAATACGAGCATCGAAAGTCTTGACGAAAGTTATCAGCAAATGTATGAAGCTTATGAAAAAGTATTTACCCGCTGCGGCTTGCGTTTCCGCGCGGTGCTTGCCGATTCCGGAGAAATGGGCGGGAAGGACACGCAGGAATTCATGGCATTAGCGGAGATCGGCGAAGACACGATCGCCTATTCAGATGCATCTTCGTATGCGTCGAACGTTGAGATGGCGGAAGTGATCGATTTTTACGAAAAAAGCGATGAACCTGAACGTGAACGGGGAAAAATCGACCGGACAACCTTCGAAAACGCCCCTGCGTCGAAACGGTTGCAGTCGCGGCTGTATGCTGTGGATGACCGTTACGTTCTCGTCGTTCTGCGCGGAGATCATTCGTTAAATGAGGTTAAATTTAGAAACGCCTTGTCGGCTCGAAAAATTGAACTTGTCGACGACAAAACCGTTGAAGCGTTGTTCAACTGCGACACGGATGCACTCGGACCCTTCCATATCCCTGATGATGTGAAAGTGACGGCCGATTATGCAGTACGTCATCTCGTCAACGGATTCAGCGGGGCGGGCGAAACCGATACTTATTACGAAAATGTTAATCCAGAAAGGGATTTTTCCGTCGAAGCGTTTTATGATTTGCGCGAAATTCAAGAAGGGGATCCTTCTCCGGACGGAAAAGGGACCATCCGTTTTGCCCGCGGAATCGAAGTCGGACAAATTTTCAAACTCGGAACGTTTTACAGCGAAACGATGAACGCCCATTATTTGGATGAAAACGGAAAGGCGTGTCCAATGATCATGGGTTGTTACGGAATCGGCGTTTCTCGTACGGTGGCGGCGATTGTCGAGCAGCATCACGATGAGGACGGCATGATTTGGCCGCTTGCGGTTGCACCTTACCAACTGCATCTAATCGCCGTGAACATGAAAAACGACGCACAGGCAGAAACCGCAGAACGTTTGTACGAAACGTTGAACAAAAGCTATGAGGTGTTGTTCGACGACAGGAAAGAACGAGCAGGCGTGAAATTCGCGGATGCAGATTTGATCGGATTGCCGGTTCGGATCACCGTCGGAAAGAAGGCGGCGGAAGGAATCGTCGAACTGAAAGTGAGAGCGACCGGAGAAGTGCGGGAAGTCCGCGCGGACGAAATTGAAACGGTGTTGCCGGAACTGCTGAAATCGTTGGCCGGCGAGTAA